Proteins encoded within one genomic window of Bacillus sp. F19:
- a CDS encoding NAD-dependent malic enzyme — protein MNSLREKALQMHIKNKGKLGVHSKVPVRDAYDLSLAYSPGVAEPCMEIHHDESKVYDYTMKGNLVAVVSNGTAVLGLGNIGPRAAMPVMEGKALLFKSFADVDAFPLCINTTDPNKVVELVKLLEPTFGGVNLEDIAAPQCFEIEEQLGKACNIPIFHDDQHGTAIVTVAGLINALKLVDKKLEEICVVVNGAGAAGVAIVKLLLQMGVTDVILCDTKGIIYKGRPVGMNPFKEEMALITNREQKQGTLKDAMAGSDVFVGVSAAGAINEEMIQSMNHDPIIFALANPIPEIMPQEAKDLGAKVVGTGRSDFPNQVNNVLAFPGIFRGALDVNATEINEKMKLAAVYAIAELIPDQELHSDYVIPDPFDRRVAAHVAAAVAQAAIDSGVAQTTINPEDIKKRLLSLKE, from the coding sequence ATGAACAGTCTACGTGAAAAAGCGTTACAGATGCATATAAAAAATAAAGGAAAGCTTGGTGTTCACTCGAAAGTTCCGGTGCGTGATGCCTATGATTTAAGTCTTGCTTACTCCCCTGGCGTTGCAGAACCGTGCATGGAGATACATCATGATGAATCAAAAGTATATGACTATACCATGAAAGGCAATCTTGTGGCGGTCGTTTCAAACGGTACGGCTGTGCTTGGGTTAGGAAACATCGGGCCGCGTGCTGCAATGCCCGTAATGGAAGGAAAAGCCCTTCTCTTTAAATCATTTGCCGATGTTGATGCCTTCCCTCTTTGCATCAATACGACTGATCCTAATAAAGTTGTGGAATTGGTTAAATTGTTAGAGCCTACCTTTGGAGGCGTCAACTTGGAGGATATTGCAGCACCGCAATGCTTTGAGATTGAAGAACAATTAGGAAAGGCTTGCAACATCCCTATTTTCCATGATGACCAGCATGGAACTGCCATTGTAACAGTAGCTGGGTTGATTAACGCCCTTAAGCTTGTAGATAAGAAGTTGGAAGAAATTTGTGTTGTTGTTAATGGAGCAGGCGCTGCCGGTGTAGCGATTGTGAAGCTTTTACTGCAAATGGGTGTAACAGATGTGATTTTATGTGACACAAAAGGAATTATCTATAAAGGTCGCCCTGTCGGCATGAATCCTTTTAAAGAAGAAATGGCACTTATTACGAATAGAGAGCAGAAACAAGGAACATTAAAAGATGCGATGGCTGGATCCGATGTCTTTGTAGGTGTATCGGCTGCCGGTGCTATCAATGAAGAAATGATTCAGTCCATGAATCATGATCCAATCATTTTTGCTCTCGCAAATCCAATCCCTGAAATTATGCCTCAAGAAGCAAAAGATTTGGGTGCTAAAGTAGTCGGTACAGGTCGGTCCGACTTTCCGAACCAGGTCAACAATGTTCTTGCCTTCCCTGGTATTTTCCGCGGTGCGCTGGACGTAAACGCAACAGAAATCAATGAAAAAATGAAGTTAGCAGCAGTTTACGCTATTGCCGAACTCATTCCAGATCAAGAGCTTCATTCAGACTATGTAATTCCAGATCCATTTGATCGCAGAGTTGCGGCTCACGTTGCAGCAGCTGTAGCACAGGCGGCAATAGACAGTGGAGTAGCCCAAACAACTATCAACCCAGAAGACATTAAAAAACGGTTATTATCCCTTAAAGAATAA
- a CDS encoding YebC/PmpR family DNA-binding transcriptional regulator — protein sequence MGRKWNNIKEKKASKDANTSRIYAKFGREIYVAAKQGEPDPESNQALRVVLERAKTYSVPKAIIDRAIEKAKGGSEESYDELRYEGFGPNGSMVIVDALTNNVNRTASDVRAAFGKNGGNMGVNGSVAYMFDATAVIGIEGKTADDVLELLMEADLDVRDILEEEDAVIVYAEPDQFHAVQKAFKDAGITEFSVAELTMLAQNDLELPEDAQAQFEKMIDALEDLEDVQQVYHNVDLG from the coding sequence ATGGGTCGCAAGTGGAACAATATTAAAGAGAAAAAAGCGTCAAAAGATGCTAACACAAGCCGGATTTATGCAAAGTTCGGACGTGAGATTTATGTGGCAGCAAAGCAGGGTGAGCCTGATCCGGAATCAAATCAGGCGTTAAGAGTGGTGCTTGAGCGTGCAAAAACTTACAGTGTTCCAAAAGCGATCATCGACCGTGCGATTGAAAAAGCAAAAGGCGGTTCAGAAGAAAGCTATGATGAACTTCGATATGAAGGATTTGGACCGAATGGATCAATGGTTATCGTGGATGCCTTGACTAACAACGTTAACCGTACAGCATCGGATGTCCGTGCGGCATTTGGCAAAAACGGCGGCAACATGGGAGTTAACGGATCTGTTGCCTATATGTTTGATGCAACAGCTGTTATCGGCATTGAAGGCAAAACAGCAGATGATGTGCTTGAGTTGTTAATGGAAGCGGATCTTGATGTGCGGGATATTTTGGAAGAAGAGGATGCAGTGATTGTTTATGCAGAACCTGATCAGTTCCATGCTGTTCAAAAAGCATTTAAGGATGCCGGCATTACAGAATTTTCAGTTGCAGAACTGACAATGCTTGCGCAAAATGACCTTGAGCTTCCTGAAGATGCACAGGCACAATTTGAAAAAATGATTGATGCCCTTGAAGATTTAGAAGATGTTCAGCAGGTTTATCATAATGTAGATTTAGGGTAG